The Aerococcaceae bacterium DSM 111021 region TAATTCATCCAGTGTTAATTGACTCACTAAAGCATTCCACATTGGGTCATCATAGTCTACATCTTTCAAATCAATAGCTTGAAGCACACCATATTCATCGCTAATAACACCTGTCTCTGGCATCTCTGCAACTTCATCCGTTAAGTCACGCGTAATCTCAATTCCATAGATAATGTCATCTGTCGCTTCTAATTCACCACCAGCATAAGTCTCTGGCCAAGTTTCTTGCCAATCTGTTCTTGATAAATATTCAACATCATCATAGTAAGATGCCATATCAACATTATCAAATTGGTTCTCAATCTCATTACCCGTCACTTGTGACACTGAATAAGTCTCTGTATCAAGCTCATCTACAGTCACAGTACTTACAAGGTCAGCATTACCAACGCCTGTCATACCGTCTTCTTCGTCAAAACCTTTAACATTTAAGATGTTGTTCAGCGCATCATTAGAGTTATCCCCTACGCTAAAGTGGTAATCTCCTGCATCTACAATATAAGTACCTTCACCATTACGGTCATATACTTTTAGACTTTCCTTAGGTACACTGATTGTCACAGTCTCACTGGCCCCTGCTTCAATCATATCTGTCTTAGCAAATCCAACCAATTCAACAGCTGGTTTATCAATACCTTGTTCCACATCATAATCTGTGAACGGACTTTGTAGGTATAATTGAACAACTTCCTTACCAGCCACCTCACCATCGTTATTGATATCTACTGTAATTGTATAGGCACCATCTTCTTCAGCTAATTCCATATTGTCATAGCTAAAGTCTGTATAAGACAATCCATAACCGAATGGATATAATACTTCTGAAGCATAATCAAAGTCCCCTGCATTACCTTGGCCCGACACAACATCCTCATAACGTGTCTCATAATATCTGTAACCTACATAGACATCTTCATTGTACGTCATAAAGCCTGTGCTACGAGCTGTCTCAACATTAGTAAAGTTGAAGTTACCATAGTTAACCATCGCAGGTGAACTGAATACATCATAAGCATAAGTATCTGTTAATCGACCTGATGGGTTCACTGTACCATTCAATACTTCACCAATCGCTAAGATACCCGTCTTACCACCAGCACCTACCCAGATTGCTGCATCCATATTCAATTCTTCAAGTGATCCTAATTCCATCGGATTCAATGTGTTCAATACAACCACAACTTTATCGAAATTATCTTGAGCTAACTCAATTAGTGCAATCTCATCAGCATCTAGCTCTAAGTAGTGCGAACCAGATTCCAATGTCTCCATTGAGATGTCGCTACTCTCACCACCAGAACGACCAACAACAACCAACGCCGCATCATTATAATCAGCAAATGAATCAATTAACGCATCATCAAACAAATCAACCGGTGCTTCATTAACAGCAAACTCACCTTCACCATATACATTTGGTTTAGTCTTACGGTACTCAGATCCTGCACCAGATATATAAAAATCAAGCACTGTCTGGTTAATATTAAATCCAGCTGCTTCTAACGCTTCATCGAAAGGTGTAGCCAATGACTTATCCATTGAACTTGCCCCTTCACCCCCATAGATAAAGTCAACTGAATTCTGTCCTAGGACTGTAATATTCGTCTCATTCTCTAATAAAGGTAACGTCGCTTCCTCATTCTTTAATAATACAATGGACTCTCTACCAATCTCATGTGCCACTTCTTCCCCAAAAGCCACTAATTCTTCTTGAGTTGCAAAGTCAGACTTAAAGTACTCAGAATCAACCTCTTCCCCACTCACTTCAACACGTGTCGTCTCATGTCCTAGATAAGTTGAGATTACTTGAGAATATCTCCCAGCGTAATAATGCCCCACAACCAACAGAACAATCAATAGTATATCAATAGCAGCAACTATCCGTTTACTATTCTTTCCTTTCATTCAACTTCCCTCCATTTTCTAAATCGCTTACAAGATGTATCTTAGTACATGATTTAGCTTCTTAATATAATTCTTTCGTGAATGGTATGCTTTTTTTCATATTCGGTAATTCAAAGTTGTAATTAGCATAAAAAGGTACTACTTACTGTCAAGTTAACGATGACCAGTACGGAGGAGGGATGACTAAAGTTAGAGAAACAATTTAAGAATTTAGAATAGATTAACTAAACTCGGTAAAGTAAAAATCAGAAAACTTAATAATTGTGCTTTTCTCTATTTTTGTGAAGGCTTTCATCATTGTATTTTATCATAATTTAAATCTAATCTTAACTATTTTTTCCATTTTTGTATTAATTTGACTTTATGCTATCAAATCTTCATATATTGAATATCTAGTTAATTATGAATTGTCAAACACAAAGATTAAAAAAAACACCCCAAACTTTATTAGCCTAGGTTAGTTATATTTAAAACTATTCGCTGTCTTCCTGCTCCCTCTCAAATATCCCATCGCCTCTTCAAGCTCTTTGATTTGCTGTTTTATCTCATTCTTCCTATTTGACGACATATCTTCGCGTTTAACTTTCTTCAGATTCTCTTTTTAGTTACAAATCCATCGCATTC contains the following coding sequences:
- a CDS encoding glycoside hydrolase family 3 C-terminal domain-containing protein; translated protein: MKGKNSKRIVAAIDILLIVLLVVGHYYAGRYSQVISTYLGHETTRVEVSGEEVDSEYFKSDFATQEELVAFGEEVAHEIGRESIVLLKNEEATLPLLENETNITVLGQNSVDFIYGGEGASSMDKSLATPFDEALEAAGFNINQTVLDFYISGAGSEYRKTKPNVYGEGEFAVNEAPVDLFDDALIDSFADYNDAALVVVGRSGGESSDISMETLESGSHYLELDADEIALIELAQDNFDKVVVVLNTLNPMELGSLEELNMDAAIWVGAGGKTGILAIGEVLNGTVNPSGRLTDTYAYDVFSSPAMVNYGNFNFTNVETARSTGFMTYNEDVYVGYRYYETRYEDVVSGQGNAGDFDYASEVLYPFGYGLSYTDFSYDNMELAEEDGAYTITVDINNDGEVAGKEVVQLYLQSPFTDYDVEQGIDKPAVELVGFAKTDMIEAGASETVTISVPKESLKVYDRNGEGTYIVDAGDYHFSVGDNSNDALNNILNVKGFDEEDGMTGVGNADLVSTVTVDELDTETYSVSQVTGNEIENQFDNVDMASYYDDVEYLSRTDWQETWPETYAGGELEATDDIIYGIEITRDLTDEVAEMPETGVISDEYGVLQAIDLKDVDYDDPMWNALVSQLTLDELTEFVRMGGYATVPLESINLPATVIRDGTAGLSGELVGGKIDAMAYPVELVLASTWNTDIVNQMGQGVGEDTLYNKIAGWYAPGMNLHRVPFGGRNFEYFSEDPLLSGKMSAAIVEGAQSKGAFTHAKHFVLNETDTNRIGGGIYSNEQALRELYLKPFEITVREGEGNGFMASMNRVGPIWSGAHKGLMTNTLRDEWGFKGFVATDQASFDVFSYQDIIEGLNAGTNIWLNTDANLWQFSDADLTPTTVQNIKDSAHAVLYSIVNSNAMNGIADNTSVVQVMPLWQYWLWAATIAIALLMAFVTWKVFKPAKSAEDNK